The Anabrus simplex isolate iqAnaSimp1 chromosome 1, ASM4041472v1, whole genome shotgun sequence genome window below encodes:
- the LOC136870061 gene encoding cuticle protein 67-like: MAFKVIILAAVLAVANAGYLGAPAAIGYAAPAYAAPAYAAPAYGYAAPAYGHSYATPAITAQQSNILRTPGNLGQISTYSKSINTPYSSVSKSDVRVSNDALAYGAVAAPAYAAYHGYAAPAAVGYAAPAVGYAAPVARAGLLGVAYSAAPAVAHMTYSNALGHVYSY; encoded by the exons ATGGCTTTCAAG GTTATCATCCTCGCTGCTGTATTGGCTGTTGCCAACGCCGGCTACTTGGGAGCCCCCGCGGCTATCGGCTATGCTGCCCCTGCATATGCTGCCCCCGCATACGCTGCCCCTGCCTACGGCTACGCCGCCCCTGCCTATGGCCATTCTTACGCTACCCCCGCCATCACTGCCCAGCAGTCAAACATCCTGAGGACTCCTGGTAACCTGGGACAGATCTCCACCTACTCCAAGTCTATCAACACTCCTTACTCCAGCGTCAGCAAGTCTGATGTCCGCGTGAGCAACGACGCTCTTGCCTACGGAGCTGTTGCCGCTCCCGCCTACGCTGCCTACCACGGATACGCCGCTCCCGCCGCTGTCGGCTATGCTGCTCCCGCCGTCGGCTATGCTGCCCCCGTTGCTCGCGCTGGTCTCCTCGGCGTCGCCTACTCCGCTGCTCCCGCTGTCGCTCACATGACCTACAGCAACGCCCTTGGCCATGTCTATTCTTACTAA
- the LOC136870077 gene encoding cuticle protein 67-like, whose product MAFKVIILAAVLAVANAGYLGAPAAIGYAAPAYAAPAYAAPAYGYAAPAYGHSYATPAITAQQSNILRTPGNLGQISTYSKSINTPYSSVSKSDVRVSNDALAYGAVAAPAYAAYHGYAAPAAVGYAAPAVGYAAPVARAGLLGVAYSAAPAVAHMTYSNALGHVYSY is encoded by the exons ATGGCTTTCAAG GTTATCATCCTCGCTGCTGTATTGGCTGTTGCCAACGCCGGCTACTTGGGAGCCCCTGCGGCTATCGGCTATGCTGCCCCTGCATATGCTGCCCCCGCATACGCTGCCCCCGCCTACGGCTACGCCGCCCCTGCCTATGGCCATTCTTACGCTACCCCCGCCATCACTGCCCAGCAGTCAAACATCCTGAGGACTCCTGGTAACCTGGGACAGATCTCCACCTACTCCAAGTCTATCAACACTCCTTACTCCAGCGTCAGCAAGTCTGATGTCCGCGTGAGCAACGACGCTCTTGCCTACGGAGCCGTTGCCGCTCCCGCCTACGCTGCCTACCACGGATACGCCGCTCCCGCCGCTGTCGGCTATGCTGCTCCCGCCGTCGGTTATGCTGCCCCCGTTGCTCGCGCTGGTCTCCTCGGCGTCGCCTACTCCGCTGCTCCCGCTGTCGCTCACATGACCTACAGCAACGCCCTTGGCCATGTCTATTCTTACTAA